One region of Gilliamella sp. ESL0405 genomic DNA includes:
- a CDS encoding endonuclease/exonuclease/phosphatase family protein, translating to MKKQFFVLGLVGLLAWFSHAYASQDLVQSQYYSSPNKVYEKDKQPQITVANYNIAGGLRKHTVDLDLVAKAIKSMNADIVTLEEVDQNTTRSNGLDQAKIIAEKTGMYYAFGKATDMKGGNYGNAILSKYPIEKTKVFLLPSGDYEQRALMLSKINLPGFDSPIYIFNSHFDWHEEDEVRMSQARFINSIVFDDLDLDEEFPNLASGIMILLGDFNSVKNDRVVKEFEKYWTLVKQENVDTRTWPAGNPGLDLDHIFTSRNQVWEVEKLIIPNNGEEWNGIKWPLVSDHIPVIATLKLIEQ from the coding sequence ATGAAAAAACAATTTTTTGTATTAGGGCTAGTTGGATTATTGGCTTGGTTTTCTCATGCTTATGCATCACAAGATTTAGTTCAGTCGCAGTATTATAGCTCGCCAAACAAAGTATATGAAAAAGATAAACAACCACAAATCACCGTTGCAAATTACAATATAGCGGGTGGATTGAGAAAGCATACCGTTGATCTTGATTTAGTCGCTAAAGCGATTAAATCGATGAATGCGGATATCGTCACACTGGAAGAAGTCGATCAAAATACCACACGCAGTAACGGCTTAGATCAAGCCAAAATTATTGCCGAAAAAACCGGTATGTATTACGCCTTTGGTAAAGCTACCGATATGAAAGGCGGCAATTATGGAAATGCAATATTATCTAAGTATCCAATTGAAAAAACTAAGGTGTTTTTGTTGCCGTCGGGCGATTATGAACAACGAGCATTGATGCTAAGTAAAATCAACCTGCCGGGGTTTGATTCTCCTATCTATATTTTTAACTCTCACTTTGATTGGCATGAAGAAGATGAGGTAAGAATGTCACAAGCACGATTTATTAATAGCATCGTTTTTGATGATCTGGATTTAGACGAGGAGTTTCCTAATCTTGCTTCCGGCATAATGATTTTATTGGGTGATTTTAATTCGGTTAAAAATGATCGGGTTGTTAAAGAGTTTGAAAAATATTGGACTTTAGTTAAACAAGAAAATGTCGATACCCGAACCTGGCCAGCCGGAAATCCCGGATTAGATCTTGACCATATATTCACTAGCCGTAATCAGGTATGGGAAGTTGAAAAATTAATTATTCCAAATAACGGTGAAGAGTGGAACGGGATTAAATGGCCTTTAGTGAGTGATCATATTCCGGTTATTGCCACTTTAAAACTGATTGAACAGTAA
- a CDS encoding alpha-2-macroglobulin has translation MELLRSILQLPFYILQKGWEIIRYFIVFLFYLIKAIFWLFSPIIGEINWSTPSWLPKAKAIYNTIGNALNKRKLLIGSTIILGTLTYMGANYAYHWYLNRPQPIIPAPIVKQNYSVRITPPNRSYDQLTLYFVGDIRSPAPLDKVNKEITEGITITPQIEGTWKWSDDRTITFKPNVAYWPLGAEYNITLDDSKLLAENSFLPGDLPGITFTTPSFNYSLGYQGKLYSDPTQDNVRNVLYTVYFSHTVDKPTFEKNIKLAMYEDGVDYHQDKFLNNIDFTIAYEQDDTIAHIKSSPVPFLEKPGYAKLTIMEGVSSTMGGKPVESIANSKVAIPDKYNLGIINADVKLVEESNEKIQQVLIVSLTHPVKSEDLTKVVKVWQLSESTSDYEHHYYYDEITRRNQSIFKVPEKELEKAKPIEIKPIATEHAYQTVLSFKIDADQKSKLYIEVNQPLSAQNGYFLKNSYRHILTVPEYPKLVDFAASGSLLSLSGEKKIALLSRNFSNLRLEIDRVIPSQLQHLISFNQSYDFEDMDFGEMDNDHFVEKYTVRKEVKGSLQAITQTEVDLSKYLTANNKDRKNRGVFLLRAYGDDYDSDRFMSSRFMVVTDLGIIAKKSLDKSYDLFIQSIASGAPVSNAKVTVMGMNGVAIISKKTDQTGHVKFSALSEYYRGIKPLLFVVEKDRDLSFLPISSYDRDLNLSRFDIGGIVETIKGGELRSHIFSDRGVYRPGDTFHIGTIVRAQNWANSLTGITLEAEIYDAQSNLVLKKPIVLDKSGFNELSYKTNYSSPTGDWYIYLYLKDDNEDERILLGTSSIVIREFEPDKTTVSLKLLPDIKQGWVKPEQLQAEITAKNLIGTDAADRRVTNSVILEPSYPHFKKYEDYSFYESISAHRKSFKVELDEEETDENGQVKIDLHKNMESFEGNYMLKMLTEVFEPDSGRSVAATATTFVSPSDYIVGAKSDGNLSYINKDSDRYLDIIAINPILEKIELSDLTLSVTEQKYVSILVKQPSNTYQFESRLKESVISEQPFAINKDKTIYQLDTQNPGNYIIQIMDKDNQLLYKTRYTVVGNSNVTRQLDRNAELELKINKTQFNPGDEIEIAINAPYVGSGIITIERDKVYAWKWFHTNTTSSVQKIKLPKNMSGNGYINVQFIRDPNSDEIFMSPLSYGVIPFKITNNQFDDKLSLQAPAKIKSGDKLPITLHTNSPQKVVIFAVDEGILQVSNYKLKDPLNSFLRKKALSVRTSQILDQILPEFRHLITHSAPGGDGDNDDVLSGHLNPFKRKIDEPVAYWSGIIDVNGNKTVEYQVPNYFNGKIRIMAVSVGEKTMGHTQMSTTVSNDIVLQPNAPYFAAPNDEFEVALNVTNLIENADDKATAINIDVTTTPHLSIIGESKKTIELANGKNGVLKFKFKANTQFGSADLHFTATAGKIKVEHDVSLSVRPLTEYRLTTMMGRMDGHKQTFTDLRDMFNSYSKRDALVSFSPFVLSKGLATYLQDYPHYCSEQILSRAIPVLVGGSYREFNLAAKEGITPLSELFQILQSRQNSEGAIGLWYSTYNVDPFITLYAVNFMLEAKDMGQAVPQKMLDNANKYLEKLATSYKKDFYNLRLRAYASYLLTRQDRITTSYLASILQDLNKNYNSSAWETDIIAMYIASSYKMLKMDKEADKILKPIWQEMSKAYNKAWWTHNYYDPLVINASNIHFISKHFPEKVKDIPAQALENMVLMLNKQKYTTQSAAMTILALSSYSSSIANAQLKPDSLQISATSKDTDKQRIIANLKGILTKGQFSEADKTLNVKNSTDYPAWYMISQQGYDKNIPNEPIKSGLEIYREYTDQNGAPIEQVKLGDKINVTVKVRAIADQGATNIAIVDLLPAGFEVVQQAINPEQKDADEDENEYDDQYAEDEGYDYSWRSPIAIKTGGNTWYPEYTDVREDRVIIYGSTYNNKIQVFTYQIKATNIGSYHVPPAFGEAMYDRDIHAVSKGGSKIMVVPQQ, from the coding sequence ATGGAATTACTACGATCTATTCTGCAATTACCTTTTTACATTTTGCAAAAAGGTTGGGAAATAATACGCTATTTCATCGTATTTTTATTTTATTTGATTAAAGCTATTTTCTGGCTTTTTAGCCCAATTATTGGTGAAATTAATTGGTCTACACCGAGTTGGTTACCAAAGGCAAAAGCCATTTATAATACAATTGGTAATGCATTGAATAAAAGAAAATTGTTGATAGGATCGACAATAATTCTTGGAACACTTACTTATATGGGTGCAAACTATGCTTACCATTGGTATTTAAACCGTCCACAACCTATCATACCTGCCCCAATTGTTAAACAAAATTACAGTGTGCGAATTACGCCGCCAAATAGATCTTATGATCAATTAACCCTCTATTTTGTTGGCGATATTCGCTCTCCAGCCCCTTTAGACAAAGTAAATAAAGAAATTACCGAAGGAATAACGATAACACCGCAAATTGAAGGAACGTGGAAATGGAGCGATGATAGAACGATTACTTTCAAGCCTAACGTTGCCTATTGGCCACTTGGCGCTGAGTATAACATTACCTTAGATGATTCTAAATTGTTAGCAGAAAACAGTTTTCTACCGGGAGATTTACCCGGCATCACTTTCACCACACCTTCTTTCAATTACAGTTTAGGCTATCAAGGTAAACTCTACTCAGATCCGACTCAAGACAATGTGAGAAATGTTTTATATACAGTATATTTTTCCCACACAGTAGATAAGCCCACTTTTGAAAAAAACATAAAGCTTGCAATGTACGAAGATGGAGTAGATTACCACCAAGACAAATTTCTCAACAATATCGATTTTACTATCGCTTACGAACAAGATGACACCATTGCCCATATCAAAAGTAGCCCTGTCCCATTTTTAGAAAAACCGGGTTATGCGAAACTAACCATTATGGAAGGTGTAAGTTCCACCATGGGTGGTAAACCAGTTGAATCAATTGCCAATTCAAAAGTTGCCATTCCGGACAAATATAATCTTGGTATTATTAATGCTGATGTGAAACTTGTTGAGGAAAGCAATGAAAAGATACAACAAGTATTAATTGTCTCTTTAACACATCCGGTAAAATCGGAAGATCTCACTAAGGTGGTTAAAGTTTGGCAATTGAGTGAAAGCACAAGCGACTACGAACATCACTACTATTACGATGAAATAACACGTAGAAACCAAAGTATCTTTAAGGTACCAGAAAAAGAGCTAGAAAAAGCTAAACCGATTGAGATAAAACCAATCGCAACTGAACACGCTTATCAAACTGTACTGAGTTTCAAAATAGATGCAGATCAAAAATCAAAACTTTATATCGAAGTTAACCAACCTTTATCTGCTCAAAATGGTTATTTCTTAAAAAATAGTTATCGGCATATATTAACCGTTCCGGAATATCCAAAACTTGTTGATTTTGCCGCATCAGGATCGTTATTATCACTATCGGGCGAGAAAAAAATAGCACTCCTCTCCCGTAACTTTAGTAATTTAAGACTTGAAATCGATCGGGTTATCCCTTCTCAATTACAACATTTAATCTCATTTAACCAATCTTACGACTTTGAAGATATGGATTTTGGCGAAATGGATAATGATCACTTTGTCGAAAAATATACAGTCAGGAAGGAGGTAAAAGGCTCCCTTCAAGCCATTACACAAACAGAAGTTGATCTTTCTAAATATTTAACAGCCAATAATAAAGATAGGAAAAATCGAGGGGTATTTTTACTTAGAGCCTATGGCGATGATTATGATAGCGACCGTTTTATGAGTTCACGCTTTATGGTAGTGACCGACCTGGGAATTATTGCCAAAAAGTCGCTCGACAAATCTTATGACCTGTTTATCCAATCAATTGCAAGTGGTGCTCCGGTTAGTAATGCTAAAGTAACGGTTATGGGAATGAATGGCGTTGCCATTATTTCCAAAAAAACCGATCAAACAGGACATGTTAAATTCTCAGCATTGTCAGAATACTATCGAGGTATTAAACCACTGTTATTTGTGGTTGAAAAAGATAGAGATTTATCTTTCTTACCTATCTCCAGCTATGATCGTGATCTTAACTTATCACGATTTGATATAGGTGGTATTGTAGAAACAATCAAAGGTGGTGAATTACGTTCCCATATCTTCTCAGATCGCGGTGTTTACCGTCCGGGTGACACGTTTCATATTGGAACCATTGTCAGAGCACAAAACTGGGCTAATTCATTGACTGGCATAACATTGGAAGCAGAAATTTATGATGCTCAATCTAATTTGGTATTAAAAAAACCCATTGTCCTTGATAAATCAGGATTCAATGAATTAAGTTATAAAACCAACTACAGCTCCCCAACGGGTGATTGGTATATCTATTTATATCTTAAAGACGATAACGAAGATGAACGAATCTTATTAGGCACAAGTTCGATTGTGATTCGTGAGTTTGAACCGGATAAAACGACCGTCTCGTTAAAATTATTACCGGACATTAAACAAGGTTGGGTGAAACCCGAACAGTTACAAGCTGAAATTACCGCTAAAAATTTAATCGGTACTGATGCCGCTGATCGCCGTGTAACAAATAGTGTAATCCTTGAACCTTCTTACCCACACTTCAAAAAGTATGAAGATTATAGCTTTTATGAATCGATTTCAGCGCATCGAAAAAGCTTTAAAGTCGAATTAGATGAAGAAGAAACCGATGAAAATGGTCAAGTTAAAATCGACCTTCATAAAAATATGGAAAGCTTTGAAGGCAATTACATGCTTAAAATGCTAACCGAAGTATTTGAGCCGGATAGTGGCCGAAGTGTAGCTGCAACTGCAACAACATTTGTATCACCTAGTGATTATATTGTCGGTGCTAAATCTGACGGCAATTTATCTTATATTAATAAAGATTCAGATCGTTATTTAGATATTATTGCTATCAACCCAATTCTTGAAAAAATTGAACTGAGTGATTTAACACTGTCTGTCACCGAACAAAAATATGTTTCAATTTTGGTTAAGCAACCGTCAAATACTTATCAATTTGAGTCACGTTTGAAAGAGTCAGTTATCTCAGAGCAACCTTTTGCGATTAACAAAGATAAAACAATTTATCAGTTAGATACGCAAAATCCGGGTAATTATATTATTCAAATTATGGATAAAGATAATCAGCTATTGTATAAAACTCGTTACACCGTTGTGGGTAATTCAAATGTGACACGTCAATTAGACCGCAATGCAGAGTTAGAACTTAAGATCAATAAAACCCAGTTTAATCCGGGCGATGAAATTGAGATCGCAATCAACGCGCCATATGTCGGTAGCGGTATTATCACTATCGAGCGGGATAAAGTTTATGCATGGAAATGGTTCCATACTAATACAACCAGTTCCGTCCAAAAAATCAAACTGCCTAAAAATATGAGTGGTAATGGCTACATTAATGTTCAATTTATTCGTGATCCAAATTCCGATGAAATATTTATGAGCCCGTTAAGCTACGGTGTGATACCATTTAAAATTACCAACAATCAGTTTGACGATAAACTGTCGTTACAAGCACCAGCAAAAATAAAATCGGGTGACAAACTCCCAATTACTTTGCATACCAACAGCCCGCAAAAAGTGGTAATTTTTGCGGTAGATGAAGGGATCTTACAAGTTTCGAATTATAAACTTAAAGATCCGTTAAACAGCTTTTTACGTAAAAAAGCGCTCTCAGTACGAACGTCACAAATTTTAGATCAGATATTGCCAGAGTTTCGTCATTTAATCACCCATTCAGCACCGGGAGGCGACGGCGATAATGATGATGTGCTATCCGGTCATCTTAATCCATTTAAACGTAAAATAGATGAACCTGTCGCTTATTGGTCGGGTATTATTGATGTTAACGGTAATAAAACCGTTGAATATCAAGTGCCTAATTATTTTAATGGGAAAATTCGAATCATGGCCGTTTCGGTAGGCGAGAAAACCATGGGTCATACCCAAATGTCAACCACGGTAAGTAATGATATTGTATTGCAACCTAATGCCCCCTACTTTGCCGCACCAAATGATGAATTTGAAGTGGCGCTTAATGTGACTAATTTGATTGAAAATGCTGACGATAAAGCTACCGCAATTAATATCGATGTCACAACAACCCCACACCTTTCAATTATCGGTGAGAGCAAAAAAACGATTGAGCTGGCTAATGGCAAAAATGGGGTACTGAAGTTTAAGTTTAAAGCCAATACTCAATTTGGCAGCGCTGATCTGCATTTCACCGCGACCGCAGGTAAAATTAAAGTAGAGCATGACGTAAGTCTTTCTGTTCGCCCACTTACTGAATATCGCCTAACCACCATGATGGGACGAATGGATGGACATAAACAAACCTTTACTGATTTAAGGGATATGTTTAATAGTTATAGTAAACGTGATGCATTGGTCTCTTTCTCGCCATTTGTGCTGAGCAAAGGTTTAGCAACCTATTTGCAGGACTATCCACACTACTGTTCAGAGCAAATTCTAAGTCGGGCGATTCCTGTTTTAGTTGGCGGCAGCTATCGTGAATTTAATTTAGCCGCCAAAGAAGGCATTACCCCTTTATCGGAATTGTTCCAAATTTTGCAATCACGTCAAAATAGTGAAGGCGCTATTGGATTATGGTATTCAACTTATAATGTTGATCCGTTTATTACATTATATGCGGTTAACTTTATGCTTGAAGCAAAAGATATGGGGCAAGCTGTTCCACAAAAAATGCTCGATAATGCCAATAAATATTTGGAGAAATTAGCTACATCTTATAAGAAAGATTTCTATAATTTACGGTTACGTGCTTATGCCAGTTATTTATTAACTCGACAAGATAGGATAACAACCAGCTATTTAGCATCCATTTTACAAGATCTCAATAAAAACTATAATTCATCAGCATGGGAAACTGATATTATTGCTATGTACATTGCATCTTCTTACAAGATGCTCAAAATGGACAAAGAGGCAGATAAAATCTTAAAACCAATTTGGCAAGAAATGTCAAAAGCTTATAACAAAGCTTGGTGGACGCATAACTATTATGATCCATTAGTCATCAATGCCAGCAACATCCACTTTATCAGTAAACATTTTCCTGAAAAAGTGAAAGACATCCCTGCTCAAGCGTTGGAAAACATGGTTTTAATGCTCAATAAGCAAAAATACACAACCCAATCGGCGGCAATGACAATATTAGCCTTAAGCAGTTATTCATCAAGTATCGCCAATGCGCAATTAAAGCCTGATTCTCTCCAGATTAGTGCGACATCAAAAGATACCGATAAACAAAGAATCATTGCTAATTTGAAAGGCATTTTAACCAAAGGACAATTTAGCGAAGCGGATAAAACCTTGAATGTGAAAAACAGTACCGATTACCCTGCATGGTATATGATTTCACAACAAGGTTATGATAAAAATATTCCAAACGAGCCGATTAAGTCCGGGCTTGAAATCTATCGAGAATACACCGACCAAAATGGTGCGCCGATTGAGCAAGTCAAACTGGGAGATAAAATCAATGTAACGGTCAAAGTACGTGCCATAGCTGATCAAGGTGCGACCAATATTGCCATTGTTGATTTACTACCAGCCGGATTTGAAGTCGTACAACAAGCGATTAATCCGGAGCAAAAGGATGCTGACGAGGATGAAAATGAGTACGATGATCAATACGCCGAGGATGAAGGCTACGATTACAGTTGGCGATCACCGATAGCGATAAAAACTGGTGGCAACACATGGTATCCTGAATATACTGATGTCCGTGAAGATCGGGTCATTATTTATGGCTCTACCTACAACAATAAGATTCAAGTATTCACTTATCAAATAAAAGCCACAAATATAGGTAGTTATCACGTTCCGCCTGCATTTGGTGAAGCAATGTATGATCGTGATATTCATGCGGTTTCTAAAGGTGGAAGCAAAATCATGGTTGTGCCACAACAATAA